TATAGCTTTTATAAAATCCTTATCTTCAATAATTTTTAATTTTATTCCCTCTAATAAGTTTTCATATACTTCTAATGGTGAAAAAATTGCACCATTTCTACATAATAACTCTATAGTTTGATTATAACCTTCATATGCAGCAAGATGTATGGCAGTCTCTCCTTCATTAGTTTCTACATTAACATTCATACCTTTGCTTATCAGATACTCAATTACCTCATTATGCCCTTCTAATGATGCTAAATGTATGGCGGTAAATCCATCCTCCATAGTATATTTTAACAAAGTAGGATCCTTGTTAACAAGGTTTATAACTTTCTCCTTATCCCCATTTTCTACTGCTTCTAAAAATTGAACATTCTTTTCAATCATATTTTCTCCCTTTAATTTCAAGAAGTGGTTAGCTAAATATAAGTAAGCTCTAAAGTTTGTTTAAAATATTACTGTATTTATTAGCTACTAACTTTATTAAGTTTTTTAATAAGTTCTTTACTTGGTTTAAAGCATAATGCTCCTTTATTACCAACTTCAATTTTTTGATTAGTTCTCGGGTTCTTTGCAAGCCTTGTAGTTCTTTTTTTTACCACCATAGAACCAAGTCCCCGTAGTTCGACTCTGTCCCCGCATACCAATGCGGTTGCGGCTTCCTGAAAAAAAGTATCAACTATCTTTTCTATTTTACTTAACGGCATTTCGCTATTAAATTCTTTCAGTCTTACAACTATATCTTTCTTAAATACACTTTTACCCATAAATTAGTTTAATGACTCTAATTAAAATTTTAATATTATTAAAACTTATCTTAAAACTAATCTATTGAAGTTGTAAATTAATATATTTTATAAAATATAAGTATATTATTTAAATTTTAATTATATACTAAGGTACCATTTGAAAATACTGACAATACTGTAAATTAGGATTAAATCTGAATGAGTCTTCCAACTATAGCTATTAACTTACACTCCTATCTGAACCGCTTAACTGATAATACATCAGTACTTCATATACCTTCTCTAATCTTTGCAACATCACCTTCTTTACTAAGACAGGATAATATCAGTAGTATCTTCGGCTATCCTGTGTTCTGTTTTCTCTTTGTGCAGTAATTTGTTGTGTATATGAAAAAGGTAGGGAATCGTTATTACTATATCTTTCTTTATAAGTATCATTGTTAGAATTATATAATTCCTCAGCTTTTGCTACAACTCTCCTGGTAAGGTCAAATATTGAGGTATGACCTTGAGACTTAAAAAAAGAATGTATTTTATCCAATATCTTATGTAAAGAATCATCATATGAAAGCAATGGTTTATCATTACATAGTTTTCTTAATCTAATAACAGCATCTGCAGGGCTCAAAAAATCCCCCTTGCTACCCACACATTTATATCTATCATTATTATACAAGTATGAAATAATCGCCCGGGAACAAAGATGAACTTCTTCATATATCCCGGTATCTGTTTTTACATTCAAGATACCCAAATATACTATAAGCGACCCACTTAATGTATATATACAGCTAAGCTTTTGTTGAAAATTGAGAAGAAGTTCTCTTTCAAATAACTTGCTTATAATTTCTATAGCATTTGCTCTTTTTTCATATAATGAAGGATTAAGTTGGAATATATCAAGCAGGTAGTCTGCACATTGTGAATTGCAATAATTACTATTTATACCGGCTGTTGTTCGCATACATAAAATTTCTTTACATATCTTATTAAGATATTCAGTAGTCGGTGCTGATAATTCTGCTTGGTTAAGAACCTTCTTCAAAGTTCTGACTAGTGGGAGAAATATGTTTAGCTCTATTATATCGTGCTCTGATTCTCTTCGAGTATAAATTTCTATTTTTTTTGAAACTAGATTCTCATAGTATTGATCAACATTTCGTGCAAAAATATTATTTTTTTGCTTAAGGAAAATATATAGCTTATGAAGTATAATTAATTTCACGGAATCACGTATATCACTTCTTCCTAAGCAGGTATCTAACGATATTTTAAAGTTATGCCGATCCCCTGCTCTACTTGAATTGATAATTTCTGTAAGGTTTTTAAATAAAAATTGTTTTATTGCCGGAGTTATACTTTCTTTTTTAGAATCACGCATGT
This genomic interval from Candidatus Jidaibacter acanthamoeba contains the following:
- a CDS encoding HU family DNA-binding protein, which encodes MGKSVFKKDIVVRLKEFNSEMPLSKIEKIVDTFFQEAATALVCGDRVELRGLGSMVVKKRTTRLAKNPRTNQKIEVGNKGALCFKPSKELIKKLNKVSS